In one Euleptes europaea isolate rEulEur1 chromosome 12, rEulEur1.hap1, whole genome shotgun sequence genomic region, the following are encoded:
- the NRIP1 gene encoding nuclear receptor-interacting protein 1, whose translation MTHGEELVSEMHQDSVVLTYLEGLLMHQAAGGSSSVVDKKPVGPGSEDQNCTVSGNTSPSCQRDGPAPNTHTYRGSGMLHHKKARLLQSSEDWNAAKRRRLSDSIVDLNGKKEALLAGMVENEPKGKQDSTLLASLLQSFSSRLQTVALSQQIRQSLKEQGYSLSHDSLQVEKDLRCYGAASTHLKTLLKKSKGKDEKLETSLPELTTNFAKDRFIESSHTGQSGTKVISEPLSCAARLQAVACMVEKRSSPATSPKPSVACSQLALLLSSEAHLQQYSREHALKAQNANQIASERLAAMARLKESAPNDSGHFKLKKGMESHLNGQTKSSTKSITSKSNRTPFQDSTGIIHSPPKSIGYKATLEKNHLKPPSNSSLLLHLLKNHSATKQTKGYEQNERSSIFEESSTPTTVDEYSDNNPSFTEDDSSDDESSHSNCLPIDLSFKQRTNKPDSGQSTSLDNLTQSLLHNWDSKVPCIENIEEKDSAKNTKLNPHQKVTLLQLLLGHKSEDNTEKNSENESVLATADVSKFNLPLGNKTSGTDCYSVNRITPVNTPPLLTSSKADSPINLSHHSPLLVKHSSPPYICTIQPERLINPASKHLMDLTVHKELRGTKPNRNETGQTSSSFSASKLLQNLAQCGMSMDEQRQTGKQIITLNTEKPLGLIDGLNSSLLPNKSGTLEENKILNKQPLPSEQRFPSTEIQNLLERRTVLQLLLGTSNKGMNEIKERMFSKEDSLPDQAEKPSNEQILTVKIKTEPSEESNVLQNPNAQQIRESDGKKFQGITNSMERNTATSPGSEEFKPDPLSPQDFSFAKNGLLSRLLRQNQDGCSADDLDRSPRNNERTFVESKVHSTVPKKRKLHSEPSESPSKILKSNHGNMSSDSANNHKSSPEALYGPGLNQKELQFRRTDAESKYSSVHGSNNETENRSWPRENKGFNVLKQLLLSENCEKEVSQHRSNSSVTDKKKKGSKNNLTNNTSSLHTLMGNPGQQSNCLDHRTFQYSVAMQSPASSPFTERLGGIVSSKPDCDQFSVCHVPSEKGPIKWVITDTDKNEHERDSPRLTKTNPILYYMLQKGGSSNIQEAHGKNIWKEPSFTDNSTAVTFKKELSPITECKIPFHNVRNPYNSHLGNKVSLQHNVNGEVYGLLEKVLTIKKEPE comes from the coding sequence ATGACTCATGGAGAAGAGCTTGTCTCTGAGATGCACCAGGATTCCGTTGTTCTAACTTACCTAGAGGGATTACTAATGCATCAAGCAGCAGGAGGTTCGAGTTCTGTGGTTGACAAAAAACCTGTTGGGCCAGGTTCAGAGGATCAAAACTGCACAGTTTCTGGAAACACATCTCCCAGTTGTCAGAGAGATGGTCCTGCTCCTAACACACATACATATCGAGGTTCTGGAATGCTGCATCACAAAAAGGCAAGGCTGTTACAGTCTTctgaagactggaatgcagcaaaaagaagACGGTTGTCTGATTCGATTGTGGatttaaatggaaaaaaagaagCCTTATTAGCTGGCATGGTTGAAAATGAGCCTAAAGGAAAACAGGATAGCACATTACTGGCCTCTTTGCTGCAGTCCTTCAGCTCTAGGCTGCAGACTGTTGCTTTGTCACAACAGATTAGGCAGAGCCTCAAGGAGCAAGGTTATTCCCTCAGCCATGATTCTCTACAAGTGGAGAAAGACTTAAGGTGCTATGGTGCTGCATCCACTCATTTGAAAACTCTCTTGAAGAAGAGCAAAGGAAAAGATGAAAAACTGGAGACTAGTCTGCCTGAACTAACAACAAATTTTGCAAAAGATCGGTTTATAGAGTCTTCACATACAGGACAGAGTGGTACCAAGGTGATAAGTGAGCCATTGTCTTGTGCTGCAAGATTACAAGCTGTTGCATGCATGGTGGAAAAAAGATCTAGTCCTGCTACATCCCCCAAACCCAGTGTAGCTTGTAGTCAGCTAGCTTTGCTCCTTTCAAGTGAAGCTCACTTGCAGCAGTATTCCAGGGAACATGCTCTAAAAGCACAAAATGCAAATCAAATTGCCAGTGAGAGGCTTGCTGCAATGGCAAGATTAAAAGAAAGTGCTCCAAACgattctggccatttcaaactgaAAAAAGGTATGGAAAGCCATCTGAATGGTCAGACAAAATCTTCAACCAAATCAATAACCAGCAAAAGCAATAGAACTCCTTTTCAGGATTCCACAGGCATCATTCATTCACCTCCCAAAAGCATAGGTTACAAAGCCACACTGGAAAAAAATCATTTGAAGCCACCTTCCAATAGTAGCTTACTTTTGCACCTTCTTAAGAATCACAGTGCTACTAAGCAGACTAAGGGGTATGAGCAAAATGAGAGATCGAGTATTTTTGAGGAGAGTAGTACACCAACCACTGTTGATGAGTACTCAGATAACAATCCTAGTTTTACAGAAGATGACAGTAGTGATGATGAAAGTTCTCATTCTAATTGTCTTCCTATAGACTTATCTTTTAAACAGAGAACAAATAAACCAGATTCTGGGCAGTCAACTTCTCTGGACAATTTAACCCAGTCCTTGCTTCACAACTGGGATTCAAAAGTTCCTTGCATAGAGAATATAGAAGAGAAAGACTCCGCTAAAAATACTAAACTGAATCCACATCAGAAAGTGACTTTGCTTCAGTTATTGCTTGGCCATAAAAGTGAAGACAATACAGAGAAAAATTCAGAAAATGAGAGCGTATTAGCTACAGCTGATGTATCAAAATTTAATTTACCATTGGGTAACAAAACATCTGGGACTGATTGCTATAGTGTAAATCGAATTACTCCAGTAAACACTCCCCCTTTACTAACTTCGTCAAAAGCAGATTCTCCCATCAATCtttcacatcattctcctttatTGGTAAAACACAGCTCACCACCTTACATTTGCACCATACAGCCAGAGAGACTAATTAATCCAGCTTCTAAACACTTGATGGATCTTACAGTACACAAAGAACTTCGAGGAACTAAACCTAACAGAAATGAAACTGGGCAAACATCCTCCTCTTTTAGTGCAAGCAAACTGCTGCAGAATTTAGCTCAGTGTGGGATGTCGATGGATGAGCAAAGGCAAACTGGCAAACAGATTATTACTCTAAACACAGAGAAACCACTAGGATTGATAGATGGGTTGAATAGCTCCCTGCTTCCTAACAAATCAGGTACActtgaagaaaacaaaatactCAATAAGCAGCCTCTGCCTAGCGAGCAAAGATTTCCTAGTACAGAAATCCAGAATCTCCTTGAAAGACGCACTGTCCTCCAACTGCTTCTGGGAACTTCCAACAAAGGTATGAATGAAATAAAAGAGAGGATGTTTTCAAAAGAAGACAGCTTACCAGACCAGGCAGAAAAGCCTTCAAATGAACAAATATTGACTGTGAAAATCAAAACAGAACCTTCTGAGGAATCAAATGTCCTTCAGAATCCAAATGCACAGCAAATAAGGGAAAGTGATGGTAAGAAATTTCAAGGAATCACTAATTCAATGGAGAGAAACACAGCtacttctccaggatcagaggaatttAAGCCAGACCCTCTCTCACCTCAAGatttttcttttgcaaagaatGGTCTGCTAAGTCGATTACTGAGACAGAATCAAGATGGCTGTTCTGCAGATGATCTAGATAGGAGTCCTAGAAACAATGAACGTACATTTGTCGAATCAAAGGTTCACAGCACAGTCCCTAAGAAGAGAAAACTTCATTCTGAACCTTCAGAAAGTCCTTCAAAAATACTAAAAAGTAACCACGGTAACATGTCATCCGATTCTGCAAACAATCACAAGTCTTCTCCAGAAGCCTTGTATGGGCCTGGGCTTAACCAGAAAGaattgcagttcaggagaacTGATGCTGAGTCAAAGTATTCTTCAGTTCATGGTTCAAACAACGAAACTGAAAACAGGAGTTGGCCTAGAGAAAACAAAGGGTTTAATGTGTTGAAGCAACTGCTTCTCTCAGAAAACTGTGAAAAAGAGGTGTCTCAGCATAGGAGTAATTCATCCGTCActgataaaaaaaagaaaggaagcaaaAATAATCTAACAAATAATACCTCTTCATTGCATACCCTAATGGGGAATCCTGGCCAACAAAGCAACTGTTTGGATCACCGAACATTTCAGTACTCAGTTGCGATGCAAAGTCCTGCCAGTTCGCCCTTTACTGAACGTTTGGGAGGTATCGTTTCATCAAAACCTGATTGTGACCAGTTTAGTGTATGCCATGTACCTAGTGAAAAGGGGCCTATCAAATGGGTCATCACAGATACGGACAAAAATGAACATGAAAGAGACTCCCCAAGACTGACAAAAACCAACCCAATACTGTATTATATGTTACAAAAAGGAGGCAGTTCTAATATCCAGGAAGCACATGGCAAAAATATTTGGAAAGAGCCATCTTTTACAGACAATTCAACAGCTGTCACATTCAAGAAAGAATTATCACCCATCACAGAATGTAAAATACCTTTTCATAATGTGAGAAACCCTTATAATAGCCATCTAGGTAATAAGGTGTCCCTTCAGCATAATGTGAATGGAGAAGTATATGGACTCTTAGAAAAAGTGTTAACAATTAAGAAAGAACCAGAATAA